Genomic segment of Alistipes sp. ZOR0009:
AAAAACGGAGCAACCTGCTGAGAGGATATATCCTGCACCTCAAGTAGCCCATCCTTAAATGGAACGGTTCCAAAAACCTCCTTACCACCTACAACCTCTAGCGCATCGGGCACATTGGGTACAGCGCGAATAACCACCTCTTGCCTCCGAAGCTGCAGAATCAGCTCCTGCGTCGAAATCCTCAACGTATTGGTACGAATGTAGCGTTTAGGTTGGCTTAAAAAAGCGTGCAGCTCCATTTCCCATTCGTCTCCTACCTCCTCTTTTGCTAGCGCAACAAACCATTCTGGGAAATCTAGCGTAACATGCGCTTCGGCATAGCTATTTAGCTCGTTCATTGGCACCTCTAGCGCCTTATTTACAATGTTGATGATGCTTTCATTGTTCCCTCCACCAAAATGGTACCAGCAACGAAATACAAAAGGAGCGTAAAGGCTCAGCGCCCTACGAATATTGGGGTCAACAACTTTTTTGTCTTTAAATAGATCGCGTAACGCTCTATCGAGGTACACATCTTCAACGGCAACCTTGCGAACAACGTTGGCAAGAAGGTTGGTGAGCAGCTTTTCTTTCATTCTCAAAAATTGTGGTGCAAAAGTACGATAAAAAGAGACGTTACACCCATGATTACCATTGATCTATTAATTTTTATGATCGGAAGGCTAGATTCGTCCAAGAATTTTATCCATAACCCAGCAGGGACGTGCGCCCTCCTCTGGGCTGCTAGGGCATTTCCCGACACCTTGAAGCTCCTCAACAATGGTTTGTATAAGCGGCTGCTGAATATGCTGAGGATTCTTAAATGCGAATCGTTCCTCCCTGCCTTCCGCCCTAAGAACTATAGGCGTAAATTCGAATGTCGAGAAGGTGAGGCTTCCCTTTGTTCCAATAATTTCAATAGTATCGGTTCTGATGTCGTTGGTTGTTACAAAGCACCAGAGAGCAGAGCCAACAGCCCCATTTTCGAAGCGAAAAGATGCAGTAATGGTATCTTCTGCAGCATATAAACCTGCAAGATTGGTCGCAGAACCTTTTACATCATCAATTTTACCAGCAATATACTCGATGATATCAATAGTGTGAGGAGCAAGATCGAAAAGGTAGCCTCCACCTGCAACCTCGGGGTCAACTCGCCAGATGTGCGAATGGCTCTCACGATCGGCGTGTGCGGCTCCTCTATAAAACCGAACGTTTACAGCAAGAATAGCACCGATACGCTTTCCATCCACCAATTCTTTTACCTTAAGGAAGTAGGGTAATGCACGCCTGTAGTGCGCTACAAAAAGAGGTTGATTAGTCTCCTTGGCAACCCGAATCATCTCTTGGCACTCCGCATAGTTCCGAGCCATAGGTTTCTCCACGTATACAGCCTTTCCTGCACGCAATGCCTTAATGGCATACTCTGCATGCGAACTTGGAGGAGTGGCAATGTAAACCGCATCGATATCTGGGTTAAAAATAATATCATCAGCGTTGATAAACCACTGCTCAACACCATGCCGAAGAGCATAGTCTTTAGCTTTTACAGCATCCCTGCGCATTACTGCAACTAACTTCGATCCATCAACCTTAGCAAAGGCTGGTCCGCTTTTAACTTCGCAAACATTGCCGCATCCAACTATTCCCCACCTTACAATCTTCATATCAAAGTCTTCTAAAGTATACCCAAATTAAATTAATATTCTCGATACTAAATAGTCGTTTTAAAAGTATATTTGAAAACTAAAATATATCTAATCTTAAACGTGTATTTTCATTAAGGAAGAAACATTATGCTAAATTAATGGGCATACACACATTCGTATTTTGACATTGTCCTTTAGTATTTAAGGTGGTGTTCGAAACATATTTAATATAAAAATGGAAAACTATTCCTTTAATCTTAACGAGTTGGTTATTTCTGACAAATCAATTCTAAGGAAAACTGATGCGCTGCGCCTTTACAACGCCATTGCAGTTTTTTACACCTTTTTTACAGCATACTTGCTGTATAAAATTATACAACAGGCGCATGAAGGTGGGCTACATTGGATTATTTACACGTTTTGCCTATTACTAGACTTGTTTTTCCTCTTCTGGATAATCAAAAAGAAAAAGGAGATTAAGAGTTCCTCCTTCTCCATAAATGGGGTCACCACCATTATTGTCAAACGAATTCCTATAAATAGCAACATAAGAGCCCTACTCCCCATTGCAACCTCCATTATTCTCGAAAACGAGACGGGAAATAGCCAAAAATACCGGATTCATCTCGACGAGAACTCGCTGAACGCCCTTATATTTGAGCTCATCGACAGAAATGTTAAGATAGAGGAAAGGTAGCCCAGCTACATTCCCCTTTGTTTTAACAAGATAAAGCTTAATTGCATTGCTAAAAGTGCAATTATGGAAAATTTGCTACGTCTTATGGAAGGCGTAGCAGATTCTGCTACGTACACCTCAATTTATGATAAAGAGATGAATCAAAAAGTAAAAGAGTTTCGTGAGTATCGGGCGAAAATGAATGAGAAGATTCTTTCGAAGAATAATCTTGTGATTAAACGTATCTACAACATCGACACCAATACCTACCAGGAAGGTGCGCTATCTACTCGCGAAAAGGAATTAATGGGGCTGGTTGCCTCCATGGTACTTCGCTGCGACGATTGCATTAAATACCATCTCGAAACCTGCTTTGAGATTGGGCTAAACACCGACCAGATAATGGAAGCCTTCTCGGTTGCCAACTTGGTAGGTGGAACCATCGTTATTCCTCACACTCGTCGAGCGCTGGAGTACTGGGAAGCGCTGCAGGAAGAGTAGCCCACCCACGTTTAGCATTTTTATCTATTTAATTTAATAACCTACAGACTAACTACTACATGAAAAAACTTCTGTTGTCTGCGGTAGCGTTTTGTTGTTTTGGTGCCGTTAGCGCACAAGACAACCCACTCTGGTTACGCTTTCCGTCCATCTCTCCCGATGGAAAAACAATAGCGTTTTCGTACAAGGGCGACATTTACACCGTCCCCGCGGCTGGAGGAAAGGCTACCGCCATTACCACCAATCCAGCCTATGACGCCAACCCAATCTGGAGCCCTGATGGAAAAACCATCGCCTTTAGGTCGGATAGATTTGGCAACTTCGATGTATTTACCGTTGCTGCCGAAGGTGGTACCCCTAAAAGAATTACCACCAACTCGGTAAAGGAACAACCTGTAGCCTTTACCCCCGATGGTAAAGAAATTCTGTTCCTAGCACAAATCATGGACAGCCCACAAAGCCGCCAGTTCCCCGATGGAGGAATGCGCGAGCTATACGGCATTTCTGTTGATGGAGGTCGCCCACACCAGGTGCTAACCACCACTACCGAGGATCCTACTTTTGATAAGAGCGGTAGATATATGGCCTACCACGACTACAAGGGCTACGAAGATCCCTACCGTAAGCACCACGTATCGCCAGTTACCCGCGATATTTGGGTTTACGACACCCAAACTAAGAAGCATACCAAGGTAACTACATTTGGTGGCGAAGATCGTACCCCTATCTTTGGAGATAACGGTAAAACCATCTACTACCTTAGCGAGCAGTTTGGCGACTTCAACGTAGTTAAAACCTCGTTGGATAACCCTAGCAAGGTAGAGCCGCTAACCAGCTTCAAAAAGAATCCCGTTCGCAGCCTAACAAAATCAAACGATAATACCTTTGCCTTTAGCTATGCTGGCGAGATTTACACCTACAAGGAAGGTGCTAAACCCGAGAAGGTAAAGATCAGCATCGTTAACGATCAGGTTGAAAATGCACTTGTAAACAACGACCTTTCGTCTGGCGCCACCGAAATGGAGGTATCGCCTAACGGCAAGGAGGTTGCCTTTATAATCCGTGGCGATGTATACGTTACATCTGTCGAATACGGCACGACAAAGCGCATTACCAACACCCCCGAGCAGGAAAGAGGCGTTAGCTTTAGCCCCGATGGCAGAAGCTTAGTATACGCAGGCGAGCGCAATGGCAGATGGCAGGTATTCACTGCCAGCCTAGTAAAAAAGGATGAGCCTTTCTTCGCCACCTCAACCGCTGTTAAGGAGGAAAATCTTGTTTCCATCCCCGAAAATGCCTTCCAACCTGCCTTCTCTCCCGATGGCAAGGAGGTAGCTTTCCTAAAAAACAGGGTTACCCTTAGCGTAATCAACCTAAAGAGCAAAAAAATTCGCGATGTGGTTGATGGAAAGTACAACTACTCCTACCAAGACGGCGACCAGCAGTACGCTTGGTCTCCAGATAGCAAGTGGTTCCTTGTTAAGTTCTTCGAGAAGGGTGGATGGAACTCTGACGACATCGGACTTGTAAAAGCTGATGGAACAGGAACCATAACCAACCTTACCAATAGCGGTTACGGCGACGAAAATCCCAAATGGATGATGAACGGTAAGTGCATGATCTGGGCTAACGACAAGGAAGGCTACCGTAGTCACGGAAGCTGGGGCTCTCAGAACGATGTGTACGCCATGTTCTTTACCCGCAAGGCTTGGGATACCTTTAAGATGAGCAAGGAGGAGTTGGAAGTTCAGAAGGAAGCTGAAAAGCTGGCCAAAAAGAACAAAAAAGACGACACCAAGAAGGATACCGACGCCAAAAAGGATAAGAAGGACGACGTAAAGAAGGATTCTGCCGCTACTGTTGCTCCTATAGAGATTGAGTTAGACGACCTAGACAACCGTGTTGCCCGTCTAACCATCAACTCTTCGAACCTTTCTGATGCAGTACTTACCCCCGATGGCGATAAGCTATACTACCTAAGCCGCTTCGAAAAAGGATTCGACCTTTGGGTTAACGAGCTTAAGGAAAACAACACTAAGCTGGTAATGAAGTTTGACGGCTACGCCGGAAACCTAACTATCGATAAGGATGGTAAAAACCTATTCCTTGTAGCAGGCAATGCGCTTACCAAAATCGAGATTGCCTCCAACAAGCGTAGCACCATATCCTACAAGGCTCCTAAAACCATCGACTACCCACAGGAAAGAAAATATCTACTCGACCATACCATTCGCTTGGTTGAGGATAAATTCTACGATCCTAAGCTGCATAACGTAGACTGGAAGTACTACCACCAGGAGTACTCTAGGTACCTTCCATACATCAACAACAACTACGACTTTGCCGACCTTTTGGCTGAGCTTCTTGGCGAGCTAAACGGTTCGCATACTGGTGGTCGTTTCTCTCCTATGCCTACATCTGGTGCCGATCAAACGGCAACTCTTGGATTGCTTTACAACGAGAGCTACAACGGCGATGGCCTTATGGTTGCCGAAGTGTTGAAGCAGGGACCTTTTGCCAATGGCAAGACAAAGGTTAAGCCAGGTATCCTAATCACATCTATTGATGGCGATACCATTAAGGCAGGCGTAGACTACTTCCCATTCCTTAACCGTAAGGTTGGAGACGCTACTGTAGTTGGACTAAAGAACCCAAAAACTGGCGAGCAGTGGGAAGAGATTGTTAAGCCAATCTCTAAATCTACCGAAAACAACATCCTATACGATCGTTACGTTGAAAGACAGGAGGCCTATGTTGACTCTCTTTCGGGTGGAAAGATCGGATACGTGCATGTACGTGGCATGAATAGCGATAGCTTCCGCGAAGTTTACTCTAAGATGCTAGGAAAGTACCGCAACAAGGAGTCTATCATCGTAGACACCCGCTTTAACGGTGGTGGATGGCTGCACAACGACTTAGCCATTTTGCTAAGCGGCAAGAAGTACGCAGAATTTGCTCCTCGTGGCCAGTTTATTGGTACCGAGCCTATCTCGCAATGGACTAAACCTTCGGTTGTTTTAGCCTCAGAAGGAAACTACTCCGATGCGCACGGCTTCCCCTACACCTACAAGACGCTAAAGATTGGTAAGCTTATCGGAAAGCCAGTAGCAGGTACCATGACCGCAGTTTGGTGGGAAAACCTTCAGGATAAAACCCTTACCATTGGGGTTCCTCAAATTGGGGTTCGCGATGTAAACGGTAACTACCTCGAAAACCAAACCCTATACCCTGATATTGACGTAGATTATACTCCTGAAGATGTAGCCAACGGCATCGACCCTCAAATTGAGCGTGCCGTAAAGGAGCTTCTTAAGAAGTAGTAAGATAAAAATAGCAATGCAAATGGTTCTACTGGGATTTTTCCCGGTAGAATCTTTGCCAAAAGGATGTACTTTTGGATGGTAGTCGTTGCGCTACCCAATTTGGAGAGCTACATCTCTACATTGTTTAAAATTGTAACCTATTCAGATGAAAAAATTTTTACTTTCGGCGGCCGCCCTTGTAGGATTTGCCTTTGCGCAAGCTCAGGACTCCCCACTATGGCTCCGCTATCCTTCCATCTCGCCAGATGGAAAGACCATTGCCTTCACCTTCAAGGGCGATATCTATACCGTCCCCGCTTCGGGTGGCAAGGCAACCGCCATTACAACCAACCCCGCCTACGACACCAACCCAACTTGGAGTCCAGACGGAAAATCTATCGCGTTTAGCTCCGACCGCAACGGAAACTTCGACGTTTTTGTTGTTTCGGCTGATGGAGGCGCACCTGTACGCCTTACCACCAACTCGGCAAGCGAAACCGTACAAACCTTTACCCCCGATGGTAAGAATGTAATCTATACTGCCTTCATCCAAAAGCCTGCAAGCAACCAGCAATACCCTGCGGCATTCCTCTCCGAGGTATACTCCGTTTCGGTAAAGGGTGGTCGCCCTACGCAAATTACCACTGCAGCTGGCGAAAACCACTGCTACACCAAGGATGGCAAGACTGTTTTCTACAACGACATCAAAGGACAGGAAAATGCTTGGCGTAAGCACCACACCTCTTCTGTAGCTCGCGACATCTGGAAGTGGAACATCCCTACCAATACCTTTACACAGCTTACAGTTGAGGGTGCAGAGGATAGAAACCCAGTTTTATCGGCCGACGAGAAAACGTTGTACTACCTTTCTGAAAACTCTGGCTCCTTTAACGTATGGAAGATGGATGTTGCCAACCCAAAAGCCATCAGCCAGGTTACCAAGTTTACCAAAGATCCTGTTCGCTTCCTTTCTGCCTCTAAAAACGACGTAATGGCCTTTAGCCAAAACGGCGAGCTTTACACCTTAAAGGCTGGCGGACAACCCGAGAAAGTAAAGGTTACCATTGTAAGCGATGCAGATAACCAAAAGCAGGAGACTGTTGCCCGTAGCGGCGTTTCTGATGCTGTTCTTTCTCCAAATGGAAAAGAAATCGCCATCGTTATTCGTGGCGACATCTACGTAACCTCTGTTGACTATGGCACCACCCGCCGTATCACCAACACACCTACCCAAGAGCGCACCCCATCTTTCAGCCCCGACGGCAGAACCTTGGTGTACGCTGCATTCCGTAATGGCAGCTGGAATCTTTATACCGCATCAATCGCCAAAGCTACCGATCCGTTCTTCTACGCAGCCTCTGCCGTTAAGGAGGAACCTCTACTGGTTAGCAAAGACGACACCTTCCAGCCTATGTTCTCGCCTGCGGGTAACGAGGTTGCCTACCTAAAGGATAGAACTAAGATTTTTGTTATCGACACCAAAACAAAGGCCACCCGCCAGATAACCGATGGTAGCAAGAACTTCTCCTACTCCGATGGCGATATGGATTTCGACTGGTCGCCCGACGGAAAATGGATTACGCTAGCCTACATCGACAAGCTACGTCAGGGTTACAACGACATAGGTATTGTTAGCGCCAATGGCGGCGAGGTTAAAAATATTACCCTTTCGGGCTACATGCAGGATAAGCCAAAGTGGATGATGAACGGCGATATTATCCTCTTCTCATCCGACCGTTTTGGTATGCGTGCCCACGGTTCGTGGGGATCGGAGCGCGACGTGTTTGGTATCTACACCAACAAAGCTGCGCTAGATAAGGCTACCCTTTCGAAAGAAGATCTTGACCTTATTAAGGAGCAGGAAAAGCTGAAGAAGGAGAACGAAAAGAAGGCTGCCGAGAAGAAGGCCGCCGACAGCAAGGATAAAAAACCTGCCGACGATAAGAAAAAACCTGCCGCTGGAGCCGATACCACCAAGAAGGGATCGGATGTTAAGCCTATCAAACTCGAGCTAAACGGCATCGAAGATAGAATTCAGCGCCTAACCATCAACTCATCCGAGCTATCCGACTACGTTATTACCCCCGATGGCGAAAAGCTTTTCTACCTTGCCGCCTTCGAGGATGGATACGACCTTTGGGTTAACGAGCTTCGCAAAAACGAAACCAAGATACTTACCAAGCTCAACGGCCGAGGTGGTTCATTGGTACTCGATAAGGATGGAAAGAATCTATTCATCTTCTCCTCTCAGGGCATCTCTAAGATTGATGTGAACAGCGGTAGCCGCAAGCCGGTAACCTTTGCCGCCGAGGTGGAAATTGATGGTGCAGCCGAGCGTGCCTACATGTTCAACCACGTTTACCAAACCGTAAAGAACAAGTTCTACCGTACCGACCTTCACGGTTGCGACTGGGAGTACTACAAGAACAACTACGAGCGCTTCCTTCCATACATCAACAACAACTACGACTTTGCGCAGCTGCTAAGCGAGCTCTTGGGCGAGCTTA
This window contains:
- a CDS encoding RsmB/NOP family class I SAM-dependent RNA methyltransferase, with product MKEKLLTNLLANVVRKVAVEDVYLDRALRDLFKDKKVVDPNIRRALSLYAPFVFRCWYHFGGGNNESIINIVNKALEVPMNELNSYAEAHVTLDFPEWFVALAKEEVGDEWEMELHAFLSQPKRYIRTNTLRISTQELILQLRRQEVVIRAVPNVPDALEVVGGKEVFGTVPFKDGLLEVQDISSQQVAPFLLANFTGNGLVVDACAGNGGKSLHLGALMRNKGRIISLDLYPQKLEELKRRALKSGITNIETRVIDTTKVIKRMYDKVNYLLLDVPCSGTGVFRRNPESKLRITPENIANVKQQQAEILNRYSKMVKVGGEMVYSTCSILKSENRGQVDAFLAIHPEFVLDEDCTIFPSSGGDGFYMARLIRER
- a CDS encoding Gfo/Idh/MocA family protein, producing the protein MKIVRWGIVGCGNVCEVKSGPAFAKVDGSKLVAVMRRDAVKAKDYALRHGVEQWFINADDIIFNPDIDAVYIATPPSSHAEYAIKALRAGKAVYVEKPMARNYAECQEMIRVAKETNQPLFVAHYRRALPYFLKVKELVDGKRIGAILAVNVRFYRGAAHADRESHSHIWRVDPEVAGGGYLFDLAPHTIDIIEYIAGKIDDVKGSATNLAGLYAAEDTITASFRFENGAVGSALWCFVTTNDIRTDTIEIIGTKGSLTFSTFEFTPIVLRAEGREERFAFKNPQHIQQPLIQTIVEELQGVGKCPSSPEEGARPCWVMDKILGRI
- a CDS encoding carboxymuconolactone decarboxylase family protein, translating into MENLLRLMEGVADSATYTSIYDKEMNQKVKEFREYRAKMNEKILSKNNLVIKRIYNIDTNTYQEGALSTREKELMGLVASMVLRCDDCIKYHLETCFEIGLNTDQIMEAFSVANLVGGTIVIPHTRRALEYWEALQEE
- a CDS encoding S41 family peptidase, with translation MKKLLLSAVAFCCFGAVSAQDNPLWLRFPSISPDGKTIAFSYKGDIYTVPAAGGKATAITTNPAYDANPIWSPDGKTIAFRSDRFGNFDVFTVAAEGGTPKRITTNSVKEQPVAFTPDGKEILFLAQIMDSPQSRQFPDGGMRELYGISVDGGRPHQVLTTTTEDPTFDKSGRYMAYHDYKGYEDPYRKHHVSPVTRDIWVYDTQTKKHTKVTTFGGEDRTPIFGDNGKTIYYLSEQFGDFNVVKTSLDNPSKVEPLTSFKKNPVRSLTKSNDNTFAFSYAGEIYTYKEGAKPEKVKISIVNDQVENALVNNDLSSGATEMEVSPNGKEVAFIIRGDVYVTSVEYGTTKRITNTPEQERGVSFSPDGRSLVYAGERNGRWQVFTASLVKKDEPFFATSTAVKEENLVSIPENAFQPAFSPDGKEVAFLKNRVTLSVINLKSKKIRDVVDGKYNYSYQDGDQQYAWSPDSKWFLVKFFEKGGWNSDDIGLVKADGTGTITNLTNSGYGDENPKWMMNGKCMIWANDKEGYRSHGSWGSQNDVYAMFFTRKAWDTFKMSKEELEVQKEAEKLAKKNKKDDTKKDTDAKKDKKDDVKKDSAATVAPIEIELDDLDNRVARLTINSSNLSDAVLTPDGDKLYYLSRFEKGFDLWVNELKENNTKLVMKFDGYAGNLTIDKDGKNLFLVAGNALTKIEIASNKRSTISYKAPKTIDYPQERKYLLDHTIRLVEDKFYDPKLHNVDWKYYHQEYSRYLPYINNNYDFADLLAELLGELNGSHTGGRFSPMPTSGADQTATLGLLYNESYNGDGLMVAEVLKQGPFANGKTKVKPGILITSIDGDTIKAGVDYFPFLNRKVGDATVVGLKNPKTGEQWEEIVKPISKSTENNILYDRYVERQEAYVDSLSGGKIGYVHVRGMNSDSFREVYSKMLGKYRNKESIIVDTRFNGGGWLHNDLAILLSGKKYAEFAPRGQFIGTEPISQWTKPSVVLASEGNYSDAHGFPYTYKTLKIGKLIGKPVAGTMTAVWWENLQDKTLTIGVPQIGVRDVNGNYLENQTLYPDIDVDYTPEDVANGIDPQIERAVKELLKK
- a CDS encoding S41 family peptidase → MKKFLLSAAALVGFAFAQAQDSPLWLRYPSISPDGKTIAFTFKGDIYTVPASGGKATAITTNPAYDTNPTWSPDGKSIAFSSDRNGNFDVFVVSADGGAPVRLTTNSASETVQTFTPDGKNVIYTAFIQKPASNQQYPAAFLSEVYSVSVKGGRPTQITTAAGENHCYTKDGKTVFYNDIKGQENAWRKHHTSSVARDIWKWNIPTNTFTQLTVEGAEDRNPVLSADEKTLYYLSENSGSFNVWKMDVANPKAISQVTKFTKDPVRFLSASKNDVMAFSQNGELYTLKAGGQPEKVKVTIVSDADNQKQETVARSGVSDAVLSPNGKEIAIVIRGDIYVTSVDYGTTRRITNTPTQERTPSFSPDGRTLVYAAFRNGSWNLYTASIAKATDPFFYAASAVKEEPLLVSKDDTFQPMFSPAGNEVAYLKDRTKIFVIDTKTKATRQITDGSKNFSYSDGDMDFDWSPDGKWITLAYIDKLRQGYNDIGIVSANGGEVKNITLSGYMQDKPKWMMNGDIILFSSDRFGMRAHGSWGSERDVFGIYTNKAALDKATLSKEDLDLIKEQEKLKKENEKKAAEKKAADSKDKKPADDKKKPAAGADTTKKGSDVKPIKLELNGIEDRIQRLTINSSELSDYVITPDGEKLFYLAAFEDGYDLWVNELRKNETKILTKLNGRGGSLVLDKDGKNLFIFSSQGISKIDVNSGSRKPVTFAAEVEIDGAAERAYMFNHVYQTVKNKFYRTDLHGCDWEYYKNNYERFLPYINNNYDFAQLLSELLGELNASHTGGRYSAPRVDGADNTARLGLLTDVTYTGEGVKVEEVLKDGPFDRATSKVTKGCILTHVDGTPITAGMDYFPLLNQKAGKRVLLTFKDAKGTSFDEVIKPISAGLENELMYNRWIENRRAEVEKLSNGRLGYVHIRSMADASFRSTFSDVFGRYNDKDGIIIDTRFNGGGRMHEDIEALFSGTKYLEQVPRGQYVGLQPTKRWTKPSIMLTGEANYSNAHGTPWVYQHMGIGKLVGMPVPGTMTSVWWENMQDNSITYGIPIIGYRTKEGKFLENTQLEPDFKVANQSTVLDAGRDQQIEEAVKQLLKEVDAKKKNAW